GCATGTATAGCAGACCCAAGTGCCCAGAAAACGTAATAGAAGACTTTATTACGTCTCTGGCTCAACAACTCATTGTGCCTCCACACAACAATTGTGCCTGGATTCCTTGAGTGCAGTTCAAGCATGTAGTTTGGAAACTGTCTAAATGACTCCTCTCATCCACCAAATACAATCTCTATAGCACTTATCTGTGCATACCATACCTTTTTATAACTGATTACCACATTAAATCTGTCATGAACAAAAAAGAATTAACCCGATTTTTTACCGATGatttgattttgagtataaatATCAACATTTTTAAATCCTCTAACAACAAATCCCCAATTTCATTCACTCTCCAAATTCGACGAAAACAGAAGCAGAGAATGTGGCGTCAAGGGCGGAATTTGCTACGGCGCCAATTGCATTCGCACACTGTCGATTTAAGGCGCGCTGCGAGCGGCGCGGCCTCCAGCCCTATCTTGTCGATATGGCGGCGGAGGAAGGAGATGGGGAAGGAGGGTTTGATGGTGGCGAAGGAGCTCAAGCGCCTCCATTGCCACCCCATGCGCTTCGAGCGCTTCACGAAGACTCATGTCTCACGCCTCCTCAAATCCGACCTGGTTGCCGTGCTTGCCGAGTTTCAGCGCCAAAACCTCGTTTCTCTCTCGTTGAAGGTTTTATATACTTTTTCCCCTCTTTGTTTGTCGTTTTGAGTTTAACTAATTGAATCAGCTGCTGATGAAGTTTTATGATTGCTTTGCATTATCATTTGACATGATCTATAGAGAGGTGTAGTCTGTGATTCGATGACTGATTTAGTGATTTGGATACATTGATTGTTTGCTGTGTGTAGTTTATCTGGTGCATTTTTGAAATAGAGTGATTCCCTAGAGTAACATGAATGTTTCACTTTGGTTTATCTATGACAGCTGTATGATGTGGTGCGGAAGGAAATATGGTATCGACCGGATATGTTTTTCTATCGTGATATGCTGATGATGCTTGCCAGAAACAAAAAGGTTGATGAGGCTAGGATGGTTTGGAATGATTTAAAGGGAGAGGAAGTCCATTTTGATCAGCATACATTCGGGGATCTTATCAGAGCCTTTCTGGACAATGGATTGCCAGATGAAGCTATGTGGATATACGATGAGATGAGAAGTTCACCTGATCGCCCACTATCATTGCCTTATCGTGTCATATTAAAAGGGCTTATCGCGTACCCTGATTTGAGGGAGAAGGTGAAGGATGACTTTGTGGAGTTATTCCCTGACATGATTGTTTATGATCCTCCAGATGATCTTTACAGTGATGAAGGCCATTCAGTAACGGATTTTGAGGAGGATTAGAATGTATTGCTGTTATATTATATATAGTCACGCACTTGAACATGCGAAAGTGATCAGCTGACCAACTAACTGGGTTGGTTACAGAATTGAGATAAAGCTTCAATGGTTCTGCAGAGTTGCTCAACAGTACTGCCACTTTGGAGTTTGAGGGTCCATTTGAATCATTGGGGAAATCTGTATTTGATGGCACAGCTGCAGCTATTCATCATAAAAGGGGTCCCTAAGATTATTGGCATCCAAGTACGTTCTGCGCCTCTTCAGATTTTAGTCCTCATTGCATGACTTTTTTTTGTATCCGATCTTCCGGTTAAGGATGGTAGATTAACCACTTAAGATGCTGTTTTTAACCATGACGAATGTTATTTTACCATTGCAAAAAAATCGCTTTAATTTGATTTAGAGAGTGTCTAAACTTTTGTAACAGAATGTGGCATAGCTTATACTGAACTCGTAACTTCCTCATTTTGGTCGTTAAATGGAAAATCTGGTGTTTGACTGATGAACAAAATAAGTTTGGACCTAGCTGATTACAGAAGTTTCAATATGATAATATCTCAGTTGTATCATTTTTCTGTAACCTTTTGTGGTTTTGTGTTGTTCATTATGCGGTGCAATCTGCAAGGATTCTATTCGGCAAACAATTTTGAAAGTTTAACCaactaatactactataattctctctttcttatgttgtgttttgtttgtctCTCTGTTCAACACTGGCAGAATCGGAGAAGGACGACGATGGACGAGGCCATCGTAAACAGTTGAAGTAGAAAGATCAGGGTGCCATCAAGTTGCATCTGCTGTATGACTTCTTCAACTTGCTGACTTTCCCGTTGCCATGCGTTCTTTAAAAGCTTTTGGATCCAGTTACATTACTGAAAAATGATCGTATTTTATCATAAAGCAATGCCATTAATCTTAATTCCCTTTGATTGATCAATGCTcagtgaaattattttattgataattTAGCATTATCTCTACTTCCTTTTTGATGTGTCCTATCAACTAATATACGCTGTCAATCATTGTACATGAATTTAAAGATAAGTTAACTAAATTCTTTTTGGATATTATAGTAATGACAATTAATTAGATCTAActaaaaataagataattttgctgttattttataacatagGAACGACTTTGCCCGATCTTTCAATTACTATATTATTTCCATAttttaaataatcatatttttctgtaagaatttatttatctttgatTTTGGCTGATATCCCTATATTATCTAGGAAAATATGATCATATATAAAGATAACATTCTGACTTAGCATCAAGGTTGCGAAGGAAAAGTGGAACGATTAAACATGAAGAGTTGGCTTATGAAGTACTACAAAATAAATGTTGTAGAATTTTGACCCCATGTTTAGGATCCTAAATTCATGCATCACAATATATTGACATTAGATCTTCACAATCAACAAACTGATCACAGTTTGAATTCACCATAATATGGTATAGTATATTTagaaaaaaagttgaatttCATTTTGCTCCCTATCTTCCCTTCCTAAAATCTCTGCAATGGAGCGACATCCATCTCCCTCCCCTCTCTCCTCATTACTCTTCTCCATGCATACTTCTCTCTCCTCCCCTTGTGATCTCACCACCAAAAAAAACTCCCCCCGCCCGCCCTCTTCCCCAGGGCTCCCCAATTCCAATGGGCAACTGCTTCTCCCAAGCCGCAGAAGATGCCCAGCCCGCCACCGACGACACCGCCCCCGCCCCTGCCCCTGCCCCCGCCGATGAATCCTCCCCCATGACCCCTCCCCAAACCGCCACCACCACCCCTGCCTCCCCCAAAGCGGCGGCCCCGGTTGGTCCGGTCCTGGGACGGCCCATGGTCGACATCAGCGACTACTACACGGTGGGGAAAGAGCTGGGTCAGGGGCAGTTCGGTGTGACCCACCTCTGCATCGACAAGCACACGGGGGAGCAGTTTGCGTGCAAGACCATCGCGAAGCGGAAGCTGGCCAACGAGGAGGACATGGAGGATGTTCGGAGGGAGGTGCAGATCATGCACCATCTCATGGGGCAGGCCAACATCGTCGACTTGAAGGGGGCCTACGAAGACAAGCACAACGTCTATCTCGTCATGGAGCTCTGCGCCGGCGGGGAGCTCTTCGACCGCATCATTGCCCGAGGCTACTACACTGAGAGGGCGGCCGCGTCTCTCATGAGGACCATTGTGCAGATCGTACACACCTGCCATACCATGGGAGTCATTCATAGGGATCTCAAGCCCGAGAACTTCTTGCTCTTGAATAAGGAAGAGGATTCGCCTCTCAAGGCCACAGATTTCGGCCTCTCCGTCTTCTTTAAACAAGGTAAAAATATAACCATCAATATTTGGTATGGAATTGTTGTCTATATATCTGAACGtattaatattgagatgaaatgTTATTGCTTTTGGCAGGAGAGGAATTCAAAGATATTGTGGGAAGTGCATATTACATAGCACCAGAGGTGTTGAAAAGAAACTATGGACCTGAAGCTGATGTTTGGAGTATTGGTGTCATGCTCTACATTCTTCTCTCTGGTGTCCCTCCTTTTTGGGCAGACTCGGAGACGGGCATATTCAACGCGATTCTACGAGGACGCGTAGATTTCACATCGGACCCATGGCCGTCCATTTCAGACGGGGCGAAGGAGCTAGTGAAGAAGATGCTAGCTTCAGACCCCAAGCAGAGGCTCTCAGCAGCCCAAGTGCTGAGTATGGTCTACTACCTCTCACAATTTACGAAATATTAtaaatgcataacatgatattTTATCCGATTCTATATACACAGATCATCCTTGGATTAAGGAGGACGGAGACGCACCGGATACGCCACTTGACAACGCGGTCTTCAACAGACTCAAACAATTCAGAGCTATGAATAAGTTCAAGAAAGCAGCATTGCGGGTAAGTATGATTTTATGTTTTGACACGTTCTTTATAACAAAATGAGTGCTACTAAAACATGGATGAAAAAACGAAGGTTATCGCGGGTTGCTTGTCGGAGGAGGAAATCATGGGTCTGAAAGAAATGTTCAAGGGAATGGACACAGACAACAGTGGAACAATAACGTTGGAAGAGCTGAAGCAAGGGCTGTCCGAAACGGGATCAAAGATAACAGAGTATGAAGTCCAACAGCTGATGGAGGCTGCCGATGCTGATGGCAATGGCACCATTAGCTATGAAGAATTCATCACTGCAACAATGCATATGAACAGAATGGATAAAGAAGAGCATCTTTACACAGCATTTCAATACTTTGACAAAGACAACAGCGGGTAATTCTCATTTGATCAATCCTGTTTTTGAACCTAAATGCACGAAGTTTCGCTCCATTCTGACCAAAAATGACAttaagtttgtgtatttattCACAACTTCGAGAGTTCACGTGCAAAATCAAAGTACATACACCGTTCGTGTATTTTACGTGTTTGCTTTTGTTGGCATCA
This portion of the Salvia splendens isolate huo1 chromosome 10, SspV2, whole genome shotgun sequence genome encodes:
- the LOC121752892 gene encoding calcium-dependent protein kinase 2-like — encoded protein: MGNCFSQAAEDAQPATDDTAPAPAPAPADESSPMTPPQTATTTPASPKAAAPVGPVLGRPMVDISDYYTVGKELGQGQFGVTHLCIDKHTGEQFACKTIAKRKLANEEDMEDVRREVQIMHHLMGQANIVDLKGAYEDKHNVYLVMELCAGGELFDRIIARGYYTERAAASLMRTIVQIVHTCHTMGVIHRDLKPENFLLLNKEEDSPLKATDFGLSVFFKQGEEFKDIVGSAYYIAPEVLKRNYGPEADVWSIGVMLYILLSGVPPFWADSETGIFNAILRGRVDFTSDPWPSISDGAKELVKKMLASDPKQRLSAAQVLNHPWIKEDGDAPDTPLDNAVFNRLKQFRAMNKFKKAALRVIAGCLSEEEIMGLKEMFKGMDTDNSGTITLEELKQGLSETGSKITEYEVQQLMEAADADGNGTISYEEFITATMHMNRMDKEEHLYTAFQYFDKDNSGYITIEELEHALKEFGMGNDKDIKEIVSEVDADNDGRINYDEFVAMMKKGNPDMAVNSKKRRSGVFTEVPEE
- the LOC121751846 gene encoding pentatricopeptide repeat-containing protein At1g62350, whose product is MGKEGLMVAKELKRLHCHPMRFERFTKTHVSRLLKSDLVAVLAEFQRQNLVSLSLKLYDVVRKEIWYRPDMFFYRDMLMMLARNKKVDEARMVWNDLKGEEVHFDQHTFGDLIRAFLDNGLPDEAMWIYDEMRSSPDRPLSLPYRVILKGLIAYPDLREKVKDDFVELFPDMIVYDPPDDLYSDEGHSVTDFEED